A section of the Lineus longissimus chromosome 1, tnLinLong1.2, whole genome shotgun sequence genome encodes:
- the LOC135494751 gene encoding protein FAM13A-like isoform X2, translating to MKYKTMAEEMRKPHRSFSQGDAESDVPGEMDKMKKILRSPHANRKHEKTFGVPLLELLRRLPDRGSIPLMVQKVCNFIIDQGMNCEGIFRVNGNAKYVEKLKDSFDRTGDANLEDVDDVYAVAGILKLFLRELPEGVISAKTTKKFIEIQDVYMRDSTTCLKKLKVLIQQLPDENQNLLKYLCKFLVLVSSREVSNKMSPIALGIVFGPNLFRCSEGLDGLREQGITNQISCKFIVEYDTLFKFENELSPYSARTVEDINALMNGKPISPRQAQENKKRTPPARPPPPKFVDQEVTPVPSPRRHRKPEREILRDVDTISDDSCDSHGATPRGRPTQSPRFSDDEVSRSSSPFLLSVDSDGGESMAPSPRISASSHELVDRVIRATISERIFGEAVSSEEDAKSDPGVGGPVPAPRRKRNKDRKSHTDSPSSTLYKGVSTLSVPDVYGKLQSYHDQDEPDNMSDVSITVPSSYGDSDSQNERNSDSTVSTPASTPVPKPRSPKRKQVKKNSERDTQDSSTNNHIHNESDFDCVTRTPLLTGFKRDSGPKNRRSPSKTQSIAIEPKSGWVNGGLPSPSTSDKYKTYPPRAVRDDELAVNVDEVESHNQLYAINNVDSDADSKNHLQFLDMCQNGPSSKSPDISPSGGRKPYIPPLDLSILHEHGDGAEPIRAEEGPCPAFLKGRDFSEEEVLLSPRAVRMKKKNGWTAETSPSSFKSCEYMSADPDTDMPPSPPIGQTPVSASSVKQEEEYTTTVKRLTKKIQTLKKKIKQYEEGFEEKNGYRPSQSVKASDPAMKTVIGELSKARKELKRTKDDYRGSMEHLSEPCTSSRRSSEEEDQETPDMHYTLEVINRRLREKRLDAGRPHDLGDMDSAQVQEEKLAIQKALLYFESLHGRPSSKDEKELMRPLYDRYRNIKRIISSPKVSSDKSRELQPLPEGQAVEFSPSSNQSTNRLSIKIPTADVDDDEMAFDFLVTRDLHITPGNFENGTGSLDRRLSYPGRLKNIQSEAGLHEMDTSELRDELSKARADKRRLRRVLKEFEDEFFDSTGRKVQKEDRAPKEAEYMAYKQVKAKLRLLDALISKRDPASSL from the exons ATGAAATATAAAACAATGGCTGAAGAAATGAGAAAACCTCATCGTAGTTTCTCTCAG GGTGATGCAGAATCCGACGTCCCTGGTGAGATGGATAAAATGAAAAAGATCCTGAGGTCTCCTCATGCAAATCgcaaacatgagaaaacgtttGGTGTGCCACTTCTTGAGCTCCTTCGTAGGCTACCAGATAGAGGCTCGATACCCCTAATGGTGCAGAAAGTCTGTAACTTCATTATTGACCAAG GTATGAATTGTGAGGGAATATTTCGAGTCAATGGAAATGCCAAGTATGTGGAGAAACTGAAGGATTCATTTGATCGGACTGGTGATGCCAATCTTGAAGATGTTGACGATGTTTATGCTGTCGCTGGAATCCTCAAACTCTTCCTGAGAGAGTTGCCTGAAGGAGTCATCTCCGCGAAGACCACGAAAAAATTTATTGAAATACAAGACG TCTATATGAGAGACTCCACCACATGTCTTAAGAAACTCAAGGTGCTAATCCAACAACTCCCTGATGAAAATCAAAACCTTTTGAAATACTTATGCAAGTTCCTGGTGCTGGTCTCATCGCGGGAGGTCTCCAATAAGATGAGCCCTATAGCATTAGGGATTGTGTTCGGGCCAAACCTCTTCAG ATGTAGTGAAGGTCTTGATGGACTTCGAGAGCAGGGTATCACCAACCAGATCTCGTGTAAATTCATTGTGGAATATGACACCTTGTTCAAGTTTGAAAATGAACTGTCTCCATATAGTGCTCGTACAGTTGAGGATATCAATGCACTGATGAATGGAAAACCAATCTCCCCTAGGCAG GCTCAAGAAAATAAAAAACGGACACCGCCAGCTAGACCACCACCTCCTAAGTTTGTTGATCAGGAGGTTACTCCTGTACCCTCCCCAAGAAGA CACCGTAAACCTGAGCGTGAAATTCTGCGAGACGTGGATACGATAAGCGATGATTCGTGTGACTCGCATGGTGCTACACCCAGGGGGCGCCCTACTCAAAGCCCTCGATTCAGTGATGACGAAGTGAGTCGGTCGTCCTCACCTTTCCTGCTCAGTGTCGACAG CGATGGAGGAGAAAGCATGGCACCATCACCTCGAATCTCAGCCTCTTCACACGA GTTAGTTGACCGAGTGATACGTGCGACCATCTCGGAGCGTATTTTTGGCGAGGCAGTATCAAGTGAGGAAGATGCCAAGTCAGATCCTGGAGTAGGTGGTCCAGTCCCTGCCCCGAGGAGGAAGAGGAACAAAGATAGAAAATCACATACAGACTCACCAAG TTCCACCTTGTACAAAGGTGTGAGCACCCTGTCTGTTCCTGATGTGTATGGCAAGCTACAATCGTACCATGATCA AGACGAACCTGACAATATGAGTGACGTGTCAATCACAGTGCCGTCTTCCTATGGAGACTCGGACAGTCAGAATGAACGGAACAGTGACAGTACTGTCTCAACGCCAGCATCAACACCAGTGCCAAAACCAAGGAGTCCGAAACGCAAACAAGTGAAGAAAAACTCTGAAAG GGATACGCAAGATTCTTCAACAAATAACCATATTCACAATGAATCAGACTTTGATTGTGTGACAAGGACCCCATTATTGACAGGG TTCAAAAGGGACTCTGGACCCAAGAATCGTCGTTCACCATCAAAGACCCAGAGTATAGCTATTGAGCCCAAGAGTGGTTGGGTGAATGGTGGCTTGCCTAGTCCCTCCACGAGTGACAAATATAAAACATATCCTCCTCGCGCTGTGCGCGATGACGAACTTGCTGTGAACGTTGATGAGGTTGAGTCCCATAATCAGTTATACGCCATaaacaatgtcgatagtgatgCAGATTCAAAAAACCACCTACAGTTCTTGGATATGTGCCAAAACGGACCGAGTAGTAAATCTCCTGATATCTCACCAAGTGGAGGTAGGAAACCATACATACCACCGTTGGATTTGTCTATTCTGCACGAACATGGCGATGGTGCTG AGCCAATCCGAGCAGAGGAGGGTCCCTGTCCAGCTTTCCTCAAAGGCCGAGATTTTAGTGAGGAAGAGGTGCTGCTCTCACCCAGGGCAGTCaggatgaaaaagaaaaa TGGGTGGACCGCCGAGACATCCCCGAGTTCTTTCAAATCGTGCGAGTACATGAG TGCTGATCCTGATACTGATATGCCACCTTCGCCTCCCATCGGCCAGACGCCAGTATCTGCTAG TAGCGTCAAACAAGAAGAAGAGTACACTACCACCGTGAAACGTCTCACCAAGAAAATACAAA cattgaagaagaagataaagCAATATGAGGAGGGTTTTGAAGAGAAGAATGGCTATCGG CCTTCGCAGTCTGTGAAAGCATCCGATCCCGCCATGAAGACAGTCATTGGTGAACTTTCGAAAGCCAGGAAGGAACTAAAAC GCACAAAGGATGACTATCGAGGGAGTATGGAGCATTTATCAGAACCGTGCACCAGCTCACGACGATCATCTGAGGAGGAGGATCAGGAGACACCAGACATGCATTACACTCTTGAGGTCATCAATCGCAGGTTGAGGGAGAAGCGTCTCGATGCTGGGCGACCACATGACTTAGGG GATATGGACAGTGCTCAAGTGCAGGAGGAAAAGCTTGCCATACAGAAGGCCCTCTTGTACTTTGAAAGTCTTCATGGACGACCG TCCTCAAAAGACGAAAAGGAATTGATGCGTCCCCTATATGACAGATACCGAAATATAAAGAGGATTATATCCAGCCCAAAGGTGTCATCG GACAAGTCTCGGGAACTGCAACCTCTGCCTGAAGGCCAGGCTGTAGAATTCTCTCCTTCTTCCAATCAATCAACAAACAGG CTCTCTATCAAGATCCCTACGGCCGACGTCGACGATGATGAGATGGCCTTTGACTTCTTAGTGACGCGAGATCTCCATATCACCCCCGGTAACTTTGAGAATGGCACTGGGAGTTTGGACCGCAGACTCTCATACCCAGGCCGGTTAAAAAACATACAATCTGAAGCTGGACTCCATGAAATGGATAC TTCTGAATTACGTGACGAGTTATCAAAGGCACGAGCAGATAAACGTAGACTAAGACGGGTGCTGAAGGAATTCGAAGATGAATTCTTTGATTCGACGGGTAGGAAAGTTCAGAAGGAGGACCGAGCTCCCAAGGAAGCAGAATATATGGCTTATAAG CAAGTGAAAGCAAAGTTACGTCTGCTGGACGCTTTGATATCAAAACGTGACCCAGCGTCATCGTTATGA
- the LOC135494751 gene encoding protein FAM13B-like isoform X5 has translation MKYKTMAEEMRKPHRSFSQGDAESDVPGEMDKMKKILRSPHANRKHEKTFGVPLLELLRRLPDRGSIPLMVQKVCNFIIDQGMNCEGIFRVNGNAKYVEKLKDSFDRTGDANLEDVDDVYAVAGILKLFLRELPEGVISAKTTKKFIEIQDVYMRDSTTCLKKLKVLIQQLPDENQNLLKYLCKFLVLVSSREVSNKMSPIALGIVFGPNLFRCSEGLDGLREQGITNQISCKFIVEYDTLFKFENELSPYSARTVEDINALMNGKPISPRQAQENKKRTPPARPPPPKFVDQEVTPVPSPRRHRKPEREILRDVDTISDDSCDSHGATPRGRPTQSPRFSDDEVSRSSSPFLLSVDSDGGESMAPSPRISASSHELVDRVIRATISERIFGEAVSSEEDAKSDPGVGGPVPAPRRKRNKDRKSHTDSPRDEPDNMSDVSITVPSSYGDSDSQNERNSDSTVSTPASTPVPKPRSPKRKQVKKNSERDTQDSSTNNHIHNESDFDCVTRTPLLTGFKRDSGPKNRRSPSKTQSIAIEPKSGWVNGGLPSPSTSDKYKTYPPRAVRDDELAVNVDEVESHNQLYAINNVDSDADSKNHLQFLDMCQNGPSSKSPDISPSGGRKPYIPPLDLSILHEHGDGAEPIRAEEGPCPAFLKGRDFSEEEVLLSPRAVRMKKKNGWTAETSPSSFKSCEYMSADPDTDMPPSPPIGQTPVSASSVKQEEEYTTTVKRLTKKIQTLKKKIKQYEEGFEEKNGYRPSQSVKASDPAMKTVIGELSKARKELKHLNNREFEGTKDDYRGSMEHLSEPCTSSRRSSEEEDQETPDMHYTLEVINRRLREKRLDAGRPHDLGDMDSAQVQEEKLAIQKALLYFESLHGRPSSKDEKELMRPLYDRYRNIKRIISSPKVSSDKSRELQPLPEGQAVEFSPSSNQSTNRLSIKIPTADVDDDEMAFDFLVTRDLHITPGNFENGTGSLDRRLSYPGRLKNIQSEAGLHEMDTSELRDELSKARADKRRLRRVLKEFEDEFFDSTGRKVQKEDRAPKEAEYMAYKQVKAKLRLLDALISKRDPASSL, from the exons ATGAAATATAAAACAATGGCTGAAGAAATGAGAAAACCTCATCGTAGTTTCTCTCAG GGTGATGCAGAATCCGACGTCCCTGGTGAGATGGATAAAATGAAAAAGATCCTGAGGTCTCCTCATGCAAATCgcaaacatgagaaaacgtttGGTGTGCCACTTCTTGAGCTCCTTCGTAGGCTACCAGATAGAGGCTCGATACCCCTAATGGTGCAGAAAGTCTGTAACTTCATTATTGACCAAG GTATGAATTGTGAGGGAATATTTCGAGTCAATGGAAATGCCAAGTATGTGGAGAAACTGAAGGATTCATTTGATCGGACTGGTGATGCCAATCTTGAAGATGTTGACGATGTTTATGCTGTCGCTGGAATCCTCAAACTCTTCCTGAGAGAGTTGCCTGAAGGAGTCATCTCCGCGAAGACCACGAAAAAATTTATTGAAATACAAGACG TCTATATGAGAGACTCCACCACATGTCTTAAGAAACTCAAGGTGCTAATCCAACAACTCCCTGATGAAAATCAAAACCTTTTGAAATACTTATGCAAGTTCCTGGTGCTGGTCTCATCGCGGGAGGTCTCCAATAAGATGAGCCCTATAGCATTAGGGATTGTGTTCGGGCCAAACCTCTTCAG ATGTAGTGAAGGTCTTGATGGACTTCGAGAGCAGGGTATCACCAACCAGATCTCGTGTAAATTCATTGTGGAATATGACACCTTGTTCAAGTTTGAAAATGAACTGTCTCCATATAGTGCTCGTACAGTTGAGGATATCAATGCACTGATGAATGGAAAACCAATCTCCCCTAGGCAG GCTCAAGAAAATAAAAAACGGACACCGCCAGCTAGACCACCACCTCCTAAGTTTGTTGATCAGGAGGTTACTCCTGTACCCTCCCCAAGAAGA CACCGTAAACCTGAGCGTGAAATTCTGCGAGACGTGGATACGATAAGCGATGATTCGTGTGACTCGCATGGTGCTACACCCAGGGGGCGCCCTACTCAAAGCCCTCGATTCAGTGATGACGAAGTGAGTCGGTCGTCCTCACCTTTCCTGCTCAGTGTCGACAG CGATGGAGGAGAAAGCATGGCACCATCACCTCGAATCTCAGCCTCTTCACACGA GTTAGTTGACCGAGTGATACGTGCGACCATCTCGGAGCGTATTTTTGGCGAGGCAGTATCAAGTGAGGAAGATGCCAAGTCAGATCCTGGAGTAGGTGGTCCAGTCCCTGCCCCGAGGAGGAAGAGGAACAAAGATAGAAAATCACATACAGACTCACCAAG AGACGAACCTGACAATATGAGTGACGTGTCAATCACAGTGCCGTCTTCCTATGGAGACTCGGACAGTCAGAATGAACGGAACAGTGACAGTACTGTCTCAACGCCAGCATCAACACCAGTGCCAAAACCAAGGAGTCCGAAACGCAAACAAGTGAAGAAAAACTCTGAAAG GGATACGCAAGATTCTTCAACAAATAACCATATTCACAATGAATCAGACTTTGATTGTGTGACAAGGACCCCATTATTGACAGGG TTCAAAAGGGACTCTGGACCCAAGAATCGTCGTTCACCATCAAAGACCCAGAGTATAGCTATTGAGCCCAAGAGTGGTTGGGTGAATGGTGGCTTGCCTAGTCCCTCCACGAGTGACAAATATAAAACATATCCTCCTCGCGCTGTGCGCGATGACGAACTTGCTGTGAACGTTGATGAGGTTGAGTCCCATAATCAGTTATACGCCATaaacaatgtcgatagtgatgCAGATTCAAAAAACCACCTACAGTTCTTGGATATGTGCCAAAACGGACCGAGTAGTAAATCTCCTGATATCTCACCAAGTGGAGGTAGGAAACCATACATACCACCGTTGGATTTGTCTATTCTGCACGAACATGGCGATGGTGCTG AGCCAATCCGAGCAGAGGAGGGTCCCTGTCCAGCTTTCCTCAAAGGCCGAGATTTTAGTGAGGAAGAGGTGCTGCTCTCACCCAGGGCAGTCaggatgaaaaagaaaaa TGGGTGGACCGCCGAGACATCCCCGAGTTCTTTCAAATCGTGCGAGTACATGAG TGCTGATCCTGATACTGATATGCCACCTTCGCCTCCCATCGGCCAGACGCCAGTATCTGCTAG TAGCGTCAAACAAGAAGAAGAGTACACTACCACCGTGAAACGTCTCACCAAGAAAATACAAA cattgaagaagaagataaagCAATATGAGGAGGGTTTTGAAGAGAAGAATGGCTATCGG CCTTCGCAGTCTGTGAAAGCATCCGATCCCGCCATGAAGACAGTCATTGGTGAACTTTCGAAAGCCAGGAAGGAACTAAAAC ATCTTAATAACAGAGAATTTGAAG GCACAAAGGATGACTATCGAGGGAGTATGGAGCATTTATCAGAACCGTGCACCAGCTCACGACGATCATCTGAGGAGGAGGATCAGGAGACACCAGACATGCATTACACTCTTGAGGTCATCAATCGCAGGTTGAGGGAGAAGCGTCTCGATGCTGGGCGACCACATGACTTAGGG GATATGGACAGTGCTCAAGTGCAGGAGGAAAAGCTTGCCATACAGAAGGCCCTCTTGTACTTTGAAAGTCTTCATGGACGACCG TCCTCAAAAGACGAAAAGGAATTGATGCGTCCCCTATATGACAGATACCGAAATATAAAGAGGATTATATCCAGCCCAAAGGTGTCATCG GACAAGTCTCGGGAACTGCAACCTCTGCCTGAAGGCCAGGCTGTAGAATTCTCTCCTTCTTCCAATCAATCAACAAACAGG CTCTCTATCAAGATCCCTACGGCCGACGTCGACGATGATGAGATGGCCTTTGACTTCTTAGTGACGCGAGATCTCCATATCACCCCCGGTAACTTTGAGAATGGCACTGGGAGTTTGGACCGCAGACTCTCATACCCAGGCCGGTTAAAAAACATACAATCTGAAGCTGGACTCCATGAAATGGATAC TTCTGAATTACGTGACGAGTTATCAAAGGCACGAGCAGATAAACGTAGACTAAGACGGGTGCTGAAGGAATTCGAAGATGAATTCTTTGATTCGACGGGTAGGAAAGTTCAGAAGGAGGACCGAGCTCCCAAGGAAGCAGAATATATGGCTTATAAG CAAGTGAAAGCAAAGTTACGTCTGCTGGACGCTTTGATATCAAAACGTGACCCAGCGTCATCGTTATGA
- the LOC135494751 gene encoding protein FAM13B-like isoform X4, with translation MKYKTMAEEMRKPHRSFSQGDAESDVPGEMDKMKKILRSPHANRKHEKTFGVPLLELLRRLPDRGSIPLMVQKVCNFIIDQGMNCEGIFRVNGNAKYVEKLKDSFDRTGDANLEDVDDVYAVAGILKLFLRELPEGVISAKTTKKFIEIQDVYMRDSTTCLKKLKVLIQQLPDENQNLLKYLCKFLVLVSSREVSNKMSPIALGIVFGPNLFRCSEGLDGLREQGITNQISCKFIVEYDTLFKFENELSPYSARTVEDINALMNGKPISPRQAQENKKRTPPARPPPPKFVDQEVTPVPSPRRHRKPEREILRDVDTISDDSCDSHGATPRGRPTQSPRFSDDEVSRSSSPFLLSVDSDGGESMAPSPRISASSHELVDRVIRATISERIFGEAVSSEEDAKSDPGVGGPVPAPRRKRNKDRKSHTDSPSSTLYKGVSTLSVPDVYGKLQSYHDQDEPDNMSDVSITVPSSYGDSDSQNERNSDSTVSTPASTPVPKPRSPKRKQVKKNSERDTQDSSTNNHIHNESDFDCVTRTPLLTGFKRDSGPKNRRSPSKTQSIAIEPKSGWVNGGLPSPSTSDKYKTYPPRAVRDDELAVNVDEVESHNQLYAINNVDSDADSKNHLQFLDMCQNGPSSKSPDISPSGGRKPYIPPLDLSILHEHGDGAEPIRAEEGPCPAFLKGRDFSEEEVLLSPRAVRMKKKNGWTAETSPSSFKSCEYMSSVKQEEEYTTTVKRLTKKIQTLKKKIKQYEEGFEEKNGYRPSQSVKASDPAMKTVIGELSKARKELKHLNNREFEGTKDDYRGSMEHLSEPCTSSRRSSEEEDQETPDMHYTLEVINRRLREKRLDAGRPHDLGDMDSAQVQEEKLAIQKALLYFESLHGRPSSKDEKELMRPLYDRYRNIKRIISSPKVSSDKSRELQPLPEGQAVEFSPSSNQSTNRLSIKIPTADVDDDEMAFDFLVTRDLHITPGNFENGTGSLDRRLSYPGRLKNIQSEAGLHEMDTSELRDELSKARADKRRLRRVLKEFEDEFFDSTGRKVQKEDRAPKEAEYMAYKQVKAKLRLLDALISKRDPASSL, from the exons ATGAAATATAAAACAATGGCTGAAGAAATGAGAAAACCTCATCGTAGTTTCTCTCAG GGTGATGCAGAATCCGACGTCCCTGGTGAGATGGATAAAATGAAAAAGATCCTGAGGTCTCCTCATGCAAATCgcaaacatgagaaaacgtttGGTGTGCCACTTCTTGAGCTCCTTCGTAGGCTACCAGATAGAGGCTCGATACCCCTAATGGTGCAGAAAGTCTGTAACTTCATTATTGACCAAG GTATGAATTGTGAGGGAATATTTCGAGTCAATGGAAATGCCAAGTATGTGGAGAAACTGAAGGATTCATTTGATCGGACTGGTGATGCCAATCTTGAAGATGTTGACGATGTTTATGCTGTCGCTGGAATCCTCAAACTCTTCCTGAGAGAGTTGCCTGAAGGAGTCATCTCCGCGAAGACCACGAAAAAATTTATTGAAATACAAGACG TCTATATGAGAGACTCCACCACATGTCTTAAGAAACTCAAGGTGCTAATCCAACAACTCCCTGATGAAAATCAAAACCTTTTGAAATACTTATGCAAGTTCCTGGTGCTGGTCTCATCGCGGGAGGTCTCCAATAAGATGAGCCCTATAGCATTAGGGATTGTGTTCGGGCCAAACCTCTTCAG ATGTAGTGAAGGTCTTGATGGACTTCGAGAGCAGGGTATCACCAACCAGATCTCGTGTAAATTCATTGTGGAATATGACACCTTGTTCAAGTTTGAAAATGAACTGTCTCCATATAGTGCTCGTACAGTTGAGGATATCAATGCACTGATGAATGGAAAACCAATCTCCCCTAGGCAG GCTCAAGAAAATAAAAAACGGACACCGCCAGCTAGACCACCACCTCCTAAGTTTGTTGATCAGGAGGTTACTCCTGTACCCTCCCCAAGAAGA CACCGTAAACCTGAGCGTGAAATTCTGCGAGACGTGGATACGATAAGCGATGATTCGTGTGACTCGCATGGTGCTACACCCAGGGGGCGCCCTACTCAAAGCCCTCGATTCAGTGATGACGAAGTGAGTCGGTCGTCCTCACCTTTCCTGCTCAGTGTCGACAG CGATGGAGGAGAAAGCATGGCACCATCACCTCGAATCTCAGCCTCTTCACACGA GTTAGTTGACCGAGTGATACGTGCGACCATCTCGGAGCGTATTTTTGGCGAGGCAGTATCAAGTGAGGAAGATGCCAAGTCAGATCCTGGAGTAGGTGGTCCAGTCCCTGCCCCGAGGAGGAAGAGGAACAAAGATAGAAAATCACATACAGACTCACCAAG TTCCACCTTGTACAAAGGTGTGAGCACCCTGTCTGTTCCTGATGTGTATGGCAAGCTACAATCGTACCATGATCA AGACGAACCTGACAATATGAGTGACGTGTCAATCACAGTGCCGTCTTCCTATGGAGACTCGGACAGTCAGAATGAACGGAACAGTGACAGTACTGTCTCAACGCCAGCATCAACACCAGTGCCAAAACCAAGGAGTCCGAAACGCAAACAAGTGAAGAAAAACTCTGAAAG GGATACGCAAGATTCTTCAACAAATAACCATATTCACAATGAATCAGACTTTGATTGTGTGACAAGGACCCCATTATTGACAGGG TTCAAAAGGGACTCTGGACCCAAGAATCGTCGTTCACCATCAAAGACCCAGAGTATAGCTATTGAGCCCAAGAGTGGTTGGGTGAATGGTGGCTTGCCTAGTCCCTCCACGAGTGACAAATATAAAACATATCCTCCTCGCGCTGTGCGCGATGACGAACTTGCTGTGAACGTTGATGAGGTTGAGTCCCATAATCAGTTATACGCCATaaacaatgtcgatagtgatgCAGATTCAAAAAACCACCTACAGTTCTTGGATATGTGCCAAAACGGACCGAGTAGTAAATCTCCTGATATCTCACCAAGTGGAGGTAGGAAACCATACATACCACCGTTGGATTTGTCTATTCTGCACGAACATGGCGATGGTGCTG AGCCAATCCGAGCAGAGGAGGGTCCCTGTCCAGCTTTCCTCAAAGGCCGAGATTTTAGTGAGGAAGAGGTGCTGCTCTCACCCAGGGCAGTCaggatgaaaaagaaaaa TGGGTGGACCGCCGAGACATCCCCGAGTTCTTTCAAATCGTGCGAGTACATGAG TAGCGTCAAACAAGAAGAAGAGTACACTACCACCGTGAAACGTCTCACCAAGAAAATACAAA cattgaagaagaagataaagCAATATGAGGAGGGTTTTGAAGAGAAGAATGGCTATCGG CCTTCGCAGTCTGTGAAAGCATCCGATCCCGCCATGAAGACAGTCATTGGTGAACTTTCGAAAGCCAGGAAGGAACTAAAAC ATCTTAATAACAGAGAATTTGAAG GCACAAAGGATGACTATCGAGGGAGTATGGAGCATTTATCAGAACCGTGCACCAGCTCACGACGATCATCTGAGGAGGAGGATCAGGAGACACCAGACATGCATTACACTCTTGAGGTCATCAATCGCAGGTTGAGGGAGAAGCGTCTCGATGCTGGGCGACCACATGACTTAGGG GATATGGACAGTGCTCAAGTGCAGGAGGAAAAGCTTGCCATACAGAAGGCCCTCTTGTACTTTGAAAGTCTTCATGGACGACCG TCCTCAAAAGACGAAAAGGAATTGATGCGTCCCCTATATGACAGATACCGAAATATAAAGAGGATTATATCCAGCCCAAAGGTGTCATCG GACAAGTCTCGGGAACTGCAACCTCTGCCTGAAGGCCAGGCTGTAGAATTCTCTCCTTCTTCCAATCAATCAACAAACAGG CTCTCTATCAAGATCCCTACGGCCGACGTCGACGATGATGAGATGGCCTTTGACTTCTTAGTGACGCGAGATCTCCATATCACCCCCGGTAACTTTGAGAATGGCACTGGGAGTTTGGACCGCAGACTCTCATACCCAGGCCGGTTAAAAAACATACAATCTGAAGCTGGACTCCATGAAATGGATAC TTCTGAATTACGTGACGAGTTATCAAAGGCACGAGCAGATAAACGTAGACTAAGACGGGTGCTGAAGGAATTCGAAGATGAATTCTTTGATTCGACGGGTAGGAAAGTTCAGAAGGAGGACCGAGCTCCCAAGGAAGCAGAATATATGGCTTATAAG CAAGTGAAAGCAAAGTTACGTCTGCTGGACGCTTTGATATCAAAACGTGACCCAGCGTCATCGTTATGA